Genomic segment of Limnochordia bacterium:
GATAAACGGTAACCTATATAGATTAAAAGACCGCGTCGAATTGGAACGAGATTGCTGAATCACCAAACCGAAGTGATCCACCGAATCCCCAATAAGTATATAGGTGGATCACTTCTAAATTGTAAGTTGTACAATAAATGGTTCACTTTTATATTATCAAATACACATAAGTGCAACCCCACCCTATATTACCTGTAGCCATAGTAAATTTGCAGTCTGACGATTACAATACTCATAAATATGCTGTTGCAATATCGGATCGTTAGTGCGCACTGATAATCACGATCTCAATAGCTATGAGAGTCTGCCACAAGTTTACCTTCATGTTCCGGCGGATTGTTCTTTCGGTTCCATTTTAGGATTATGCTCTGGGATGTTGACTTCTTGAGTCTTTCTACTTTTGGTCACTTAGTGCTTAAGGTGCTCGCCCGCTCTGGATAAATGCTTCTCTAGTCAACCGCACTACTCTCATGGAACTTTATAGGCTTAGCAGGGCATCCAACTGCAGTACACTCCCGCGGAAGCTCTTTTACAACAACAGCTCCAGCTCCAACAATTGTCCCATCTCCAACCCGCAGGTCCTGAATTACTTGACTCCCAGTACCCATCTCAACACACTCACCAAGGACCGTATTGCCAGATACATTTACACTAGGATATAACGTTACAAAATCTTCAATAACTGCATCATGACCGATCGTGCAATCAAGATTAATAATGACATGTGACCCAATACTAATATCAACCGTAATGATAGTACCAGCACTAATTATCGAACCTTCCCCGACAGTCACTCTTTCCGATAGAATCACCGATGGGTCAATAAGCACTGCAAATCTAATGTCGCCGAGCCTCTCTATTACCTTTTTTCGAGCTTTCGAGGCCCCTATAGCACAAATAGCATATGTTGTTTCACGGTCCTGTTCTCTTAACCAAGCACAATCCCCAAGAACAGGATATCCAGCAACAATACTCCCATGTAGGCTTTCATTATCATCAACATAACCCACTATTTCCCACGTGGGTTGGATACTATTGATTCTCTCAACCAACCACGCTACCTCATGCCCAAACCCACCAGCTCCGATTATTACCAGCTTCTTCATCATAATCTCAAACCTACCTCATAACTCATCATTTTTCCCTATTTCTTTTCGACAATAAACACATCATTTGTAGTTGCACTCCCACCAATACTAAGCATTGCACCGTTATCAACATGCGTTAATTGGTAAACC
This window contains:
- a CDS encoding acetyltransferase, with the translated sequence MKKLVIIGAGGFGHEVAWLVERINSIQPTWEIVGYVDDNESLHGSIVAGYPVLGDCAWLREQDRETTYAICAIGASKARKKVIERLGDIRFAVLIDPSVILSERVTVGEGSIISAGTIITVDISIGSHVIINLDCTIGHDAVIEDFVTLYPSVNVSGNTVLGECVEMGTGSQVIQDLRVGDGTIVGAGAVVVKELPRECTAVGCPAKPIKFHESSAVD